One part of the Sorangiineae bacterium MSr11954 genome encodes these proteins:
- a CDS encoding phosphopantetheine-binding protein: protein MSEDPKTKITNYLAKFFPAHAIADEDDIFKLGFVNSMFAIQLVNFLEHEFGIEIDNDDMELDNFRSIRALTGLVQRKSKAA, encoded by the coding sequence ATGAGCGAAGACCCGAAAACGAAGATCACCAACTACCTCGCCAAGTTCTTCCCGGCCCACGCGATCGCGGACGAAGACGACATCTTCAAGCTCGGATTCGTCAACTCCATGTTTGCCATTCAACTCGTCAATTTCTTGGAGCACGAGTTCGGCATCGAGATCGACAACGACGACATGGAGCTCGACAACTTCCGATCCATCCGCGCCCTGACCGGCCTGGTGCAGCGCAAATCGAAGGCCGCATGA
- a CDS encoding HAD-IIIC family phosphatase, translating to MTTQIDDSAISGATGEPQAPKDKKKNIKCIVWDLDNTLWDGVLLEDARVTLREDVAQAIRVLDARGILHSIASRNDPAVAMAKLREFGIDEYFLYPQIHWDSKSQSIAAIARSLNFGIDAIAFVDDQPFERDEVRFAHPEVRCIDAADAASIPSLPEMNPRFITDDSRVRRKMYQADIERKTVEESHRGSLDEFLASLGMHFVIAPAQEDDLKRAEELTVRTNQLNATGYTYSYDELSAFRTSPHHDLLIAGLEDKYGTYGKIGLALVERSGRIAGAPASPTSPEPEVWTLKLLLMSCRVMSRGVGTVLLNHILRRAQKAGARLRAEFVPTDRNRQMYITYKFAGFREVERDGTKLVLENDYSNVQSFPPYITITSVDEAP from the coding sequence ATGACGACGCAAATCGACGATAGTGCCATCTCCGGCGCCACCGGAGAGCCCCAAGCGCCAAAGGACAAAAAGAAGAACATCAAGTGCATCGTTTGGGATCTGGACAATACCTTGTGGGACGGCGTGCTCCTCGAGGACGCACGGGTCACCTTGCGCGAGGACGTCGCCCAGGCCATCCGCGTCCTCGACGCGCGCGGCATCCTCCACTCCATCGCCAGCCGCAACGATCCCGCGGTCGCCATGGCCAAGCTGCGTGAATTCGGCATCGACGAATATTTCCTCTATCCGCAAATCCACTGGGATAGCAAATCGCAATCCATCGCCGCCATTGCGCGCTCGTTGAACTTCGGTATCGACGCCATCGCCTTCGTCGACGACCAGCCCTTCGAGCGCGACGAGGTACGCTTCGCGCACCCGGAGGTGCGGTGCATCGACGCGGCCGACGCGGCCTCCATCCCGAGCTTGCCCGAGATGAACCCGCGCTTCATCACCGACGATTCCCGGGTGCGGCGCAAGATGTACCAGGCCGATATCGAGCGCAAGACGGTGGAAGAGTCCCATCGCGGAAGCCTCGACGAGTTCCTCGCCTCCCTCGGCATGCACTTCGTCATCGCGCCTGCCCAAGAAGACGATTTGAAGCGCGCGGAGGAGCTCACCGTGCGCACCAACCAGCTCAACGCGACCGGCTACACCTATTCGTACGACGAGCTGAGTGCATTTCGAACGTCGCCCCATCACGATTTGCTCATCGCCGGGCTGGAGGACAAATACGGCACCTACGGCAAGATCGGCCTCGCCCTGGTGGAGCGCTCGGGCCGCATCGCCGGCGCGCCCGCGTCACCCACGTCTCCCGAGCCGGAGGTATGGACCCTCAAGCTTCTCTTGATGTCGTGCCGGGTCATGTCGCGTGGCGTGGGGACCGTCTTGCTGAACCACATCCTCCGTCGCGCGCAGAAGGCCGGCGCCCGTTTGCGCGCGGAGTTCGTGCCCACCGATCGCAATCGGCAGATGTACATCACCTACAAGTTTGCGGGGTTCCGCGAGGTCGAGCGGGATGGCACCAAGCTCGTTCTCGAGAACGACTATTCCAACGTTCAGAGCTTCCCCCCGTACATCACCATCACCTCCGTCGACGAGGCCCCTTGA
- a CDS encoding acyl-CoA dehydrogenase family protein, whose amino-acid sequence MTLSLSPEQEAARLAFRAFVDEHIAPFADEFHRAQRTPPELVGQLAERGYLGRTIPKEYGGGGADAVTLGLLAGELGRGCSSVRSLLTVHTMVAQAILRWGSRAQRETWLPQLASGARIGALALSEPDIGSDAKSVRTLLRPDGDDIVVTGHKSWITYGQVASLFLLFGRTEEGPTAILVERERPGFETSPILDLMGIRASMTASVRLRDCRVPATHIVGRRGLGISQVASMALDLGRYTVAWGSVGILRACLEACVAYTGHREQFGVLLKEHQLVRHMVSDMYTALHASEMLCMEAGRLRDRKDPGALAATSVAKYFASTAAVRAAGDAVQLHGANGVSGDYPLQRYLGDAKIMEIIEGSSQIQQITLAEYAYQEYAGAVRAMGGTASWRKP is encoded by the coding sequence ATGACCCTCTCCCTATCCCCCGAGCAAGAGGCCGCGCGCCTCGCGTTCCGCGCCTTCGTCGACGAGCACATCGCGCCGTTCGCGGATGAATTCCATCGCGCGCAGCGCACGCCCCCGGAGCTCGTCGGCCAGCTGGCCGAGCGCGGATATTTGGGACGAACGATCCCCAAAGAGTACGGCGGGGGAGGGGCCGACGCCGTGACCCTCGGGCTCTTGGCCGGTGAGCTCGGGCGCGGGTGTTCGTCGGTGCGGAGCCTCTTGACGGTTCACACCATGGTCGCGCAGGCCATTCTTCGCTGGGGGAGCCGCGCGCAGAGAGAGACGTGGCTCCCGCAGCTCGCCTCCGGCGCCCGCATCGGGGCGCTGGCCCTCTCGGAGCCCGACATTGGAAGCGACGCCAAGAGCGTGCGCACCCTCCTGCGACCGGACGGCGACGACATCGTCGTGACCGGCCATAAGAGCTGGATCACCTACGGCCAGGTGGCGAGCCTCTTTCTGCTCTTCGGCCGCACGGAGGAGGGGCCCACTGCCATTTTGGTCGAGCGCGAGCGCCCGGGGTTCGAGACCTCGCCCATCCTCGACTTGATGGGCATTCGCGCGTCGATGACCGCCAGCGTTCGCCTCCGGGATTGCCGCGTTCCGGCGACCCATATCGTCGGCCGGCGCGGGCTCGGGATCTCGCAGGTCGCCTCGATGGCGCTCGATTTGGGCCGCTACACGGTGGCTTGGGGCTCGGTGGGCATCCTCCGCGCTTGCCTGGAGGCGTGCGTGGCCTATACCGGCCATCGCGAACAATTCGGTGTGTTGCTCAAAGAGCACCAACTCGTGCGGCACATGGTGAGCGACATGTACACGGCGCTCCACGCGTCCGAAATGCTCTGCATGGAGGCCGGGCGCCTGCGCGACCGCAAAGATCCGGGGGCGCTCGCGGCCACCTCCGTCGCCAAGTATTTTGCCTCGACCGCGGCCGTGCGCGCGGCGGGCGACGCCGTCCAGCTGCACGGCGCCAATGGGGTGAGCGGCGATTATCCGCTTCAGCGCTATTTGGGTGACGCGAAGATCATGGAGATCATCGAGGGCAGCTCGCAAATCCAACAGATTACCCTCGCCGAGTACGCCTATCAGGAGTACGCCGGCGCGGTCCGCGCCATGGGGGGAACGGCATCGTGGAGGAAGCCATGA